A part of Methanobacteriaceae archaeon genomic DNA contains:
- the cgi121 gene encoding KEOPS complex subunit Cgi121 — protein sequence MYMDNIQILGFKGTINSIGETLDYIDSIKEDGEIIQLLNADSIVSKNHIIHGVNQALLAFDRGENLANDLSVEIALRCSAQRQISKAFNILGLKEGEMNLCVILINSKDHFEELSKIFTPDDSVFDLDESNLIKIYKISDDEIINMSLEDIIIDRIAKLTVNY from the coding sequence ATGTACATGGATAATATTCAAATTTTGGGTTTCAAAGGAACAATTAATTCTATTGGAGAAACACTTGATTATATTGATAGTATTAAGGAAGATGGTGAAATTATACAACTTCTAAATGCAGATTCAATAGTTTCAAAAAATCACATAATTCATGGTGTTAATCAGGCACTTCTTGCTTTTGATAGAGGTGAAAATCTGGCTAATGATTTAAGTGTTGAGATTGCTCTTAGATGTTCTGCCCAAAGACAAATTTCAAAAGCATTTAATATTCTTGGTTTAAAAGAAGGTGAAATGAACTTATGCGTTATTTTAATTAACAGCAAAGATCATTTTGAAGAGTTGTCTAAAATTTTTACACCTGATGATAGTGTTTTTGATTTGGATGAATCTAATTTGATAAAAATTTATAAAATTAGTGATGATGAAATTATAAATATGTCTTTAGAAGACATAATTATTGATAGAATTGCAAAACTTACTGTAAATTATTAA
- a CDS encoding DegT/DnrJ/EryC1/StrS family aminotransferase — protein MFKFKTISQKTRRVMSEVALGNLSNINFEESCCEKIKTLTNKDEVKICSSGNNGIFITLSAIKGDIIVPDQGGWHGFKQIAKFLDKNVITLKTDSGLIEPNYIDDLDIKEDSALIYTSFAGYCAEQNTKGIAKYCKTNNILTIEDASAGIGDNKNKLGRHSDIILASTGSPKIINVGQGGFIASNNEEIFKQSSLPQKLSKTSQIVCAGIDSELDNVGKKLEDTVNATDYIKKHIDSALHKDKRGINVIIPHDDAKSIGWNLKKTLTTDKSGFITTCPNYNRIKQKAIAVEIKNLDYECLKKENLDKIIEELKLNNLQ, from the coding sequence TGAAAAAATCAAAACATTAACAAATAAAGATGAAGTGAAAATTTGTTCCAGTGGAAACAATGGTATTTTCATTACACTTTCAGCTATTAAAGGAGATATCATTGTTCCAGATCAGGGAGGATGGCACGGATTTAAACAGATTGCAAAATTTTTAGATAAAAATGTAATAACTCTAAAAACAGATTCTGGATTAATTGAACCTAATTATATAGATGATTTGGATATAAAAGAAGATTCTGCATTAATTTATACAAGTTTTGCAGGATATTGTGCAGAGCAAAACACCAAAGGCATTGCAAAATACTGTAAAACTAACAATATATTAACTATTGAAGATGCATCTGCAGGTATTGGAGATAACAAAAACAAACTTGGAAGACATTCAGATATTATACTTGCATCTACAGGATCACCTAAGATAATTAATGTAGGACAGGGTGGTTTTATTGCATCAAACAATGAAGAAATTTTTAAACAGTCTTCACTTCCTCAAAAATTAAGTAAAACATCACAAATTGTATGTGCTGGTATAGATAGTGAACTTGATAATGTTGGAAAAAAACTAGAAGACACAGTAAATGCAACAGACTACATAAAAAAACACATTGATAGTGCACTACATAAAGATAAAAGAGGCATAAATGTAATTATTCCACATGATGATGCAAAGTCAATAGGTTGGAATTTGAAAAAAACACTAACTACAGATAAAAGTGGATTTATTACAACATGTCCAAATTATAATAGAATAAAACAAAAAGCTATTGCAGTAGAAATAAAAAATCTGGACTATGAATGTCTTAAAAAAGAGAATTTGGATAAAATAATTGAAGAATTAAAACTTAATAATTTACAGTAA